In Gossypium raimondii isolate GPD5lz chromosome 12, ASM2569854v1, whole genome shotgun sequence, a single window of DNA contains:
- the LOC105763765 gene encoding eukaryotic translation initiation factor 4G isoform X2: MSFNQSRSDKSEQQYRKSGRSASFNQQRSSSGVYSKGAGGGPAPSRSPSSSSSLSSNRSLKKSSNAQGGQYRLNSPAVSSTESSSTSAARTKPNGAHLQPQLLGASDASIAGNAAQPVQSHTIQNSTRTVSNPPTSQPAAISSDTSFPSTSEKDASKPFSLQFGSITPGFMNGMQVPARTSSAPPNLDEQKRNQARHDSSFKCVPNLPIPIPKQQLARKDSVATEQSSSGEVYPVPKIKKDAQPSPVPPANQTQKPSPLNIPMTSMQMPFHHQPHVPIQYGGPNPQIQSQSVTASSMQMPMHISLAMGNGPQVQQQVFVAGLQALPLPPQGMMHQGGGLSFTPSIGGHLPPQLGNLGMGITPQYSQQQGGKFGVPRKTTPVKITHPDTHEELRLDKRTDTRADGGSSVPRPHPNMPIQSQPIPSFAPSQSINYYSNSYNTKSGFYPPPSSRPLASNQIAPNAQGPRFSYPGSQGHQNISFMNSAATHGSLAVNKSVHLVRGSLESANVEPVRDAQNVMPFTTSGLTQVTVKPASVSAGEKFEDSSSSSILPSIEKAGALKPSTPASEVSSSEAQRDLDTCQESSAQQPKSGNESLTSESLPAAAKHSGGVPVPNLDESQTSSCVSSASDSTSRESTLVLASNEGKRREGLSRSNSIKNYQKKPGQEGQIQPPVQSTSTSNLATNPAECGVSSDGAVTEALEAKKALTSLAAVDVLSQSTRELPSINDALPSSLDPKTESKIESLNTVSSEVSGTGSKVDSFDIVQHAKIDGSSKLDERPRSEISGINEEEKHFPEEHLSSQLVPLKSTELKSDQDSASKVVATNIVVRTPGTEQRVHNEDLGGKVENAEATDSKDISTSRIADPTGVESSHVLMTFGSNPSSSPSNSYEMTATKTVISSHQSAPVPTPDLLESTSNYEGEGVLLTSSKDKPAPQLSRTKSTITSGRKKLKEILQKADAAGTTSDLYMAYKGPEEKKETVAPLASTEISSVGVNLKQASHEALQVDAIESEKITQSKAELDDWEDAADISAPNMETSDTDEQAHGGLASHEEDGSGNIKKKYSRDFLLKFAGQYTDLPQGFEIASDIAAALMASNVNASHAVDHDSYPSPGRKFDRQSSGSRVDRRASGIVDDDRWIRPPGSFGPGRDLRLDLGYGAVAGFRPVQGGNFGVLRHPRAQTPLPYLGGVPAGPMPHMSPHAGMQHSGPDADRWHRGVMYQQKGMIPSPQSPLQTMHRAERKYQVGKVADEEEAKQRQLKGILNKLTPQNFEKLFEQVKAVNIDNAGTLTGVISQIFDKALMEPTFCEMYANFCQCLAGELPDFIEDNEKITFKRLLLNKCQEEFERGEREQEEANKIEEEGEAKLSEEEREEKRIKARRRMLGNIRLIGELYKKKMLTERIMHECIKKLLGEYENPNEEDVEALCKLMSTIGEMIDHPKAKVHMDAYFEMMVKLSNNMKLSSRIRFMLKDAIDLRKNKWQQRRKVEGPKKIEEVHRDAAQERQAQSSRLARGPGFNAAARRASTDFSARGSILSSPGSQMDSFRGLQGQPHSSGAQDVRMDDRQSLESRTLSVPLPQRPTGDDSITLGPQGGLGRGMSFRGPSVMSSTPLANISPISVDSRTAGSNGFSSVSERMTYGPREDLMARFGSDRFAPTASYEQPSSQERGMHFGNRDSRTPDRSFARPLAASPSSQGQSSGFSQNIPPEKGCSEERLHDLSMEAIKEFYSARDEKEVALCIKDLNSSSFHPTMIALWVTDCFERKDMERDLLAKLLVNLTRSHDGVLSQAELVKGFESVLSTLEDAVNDAPKAPEFLGRIFGKMIVENVMSLKEIGRLIGEGGEEARQLVEIGLGGDVIGSTLGMIKRERGESVLNEIRGSSCLRLEDFRPSHPNRSRILETFL; this comes from the exons ATGTCCTTCAATCAATCTAGGTCCGATAAAAGCGAACAACAATACCGAAAATCCGGGCGATCAGCCAGTTTTAATCAACAGCGGTCCTCCTCAGGCGTTTACAGTAAGGGCGCTGGCGGCGGCCCTGCCCCTTCGCGGTctccttcttcatcttcttctttgtcTTCTAATCGAAG TCTTAAGAAGTCTAGCAATGCACAAGGAGGGCAATACCGGTTAAATTCACCGGCCGTGAGTTCTACCGAGTCTAGTAGTACTTCTGCTGCCCGCACCAAACCAAATGGTGCTCATTTGCAACCCCAGTTACTGG GAGCATCAGATGCATCAATTGCAGGCAATGCTGCCCAGCCTGTTCAATCGCACACCATTCAGAATAGCACTCGAACTGTTTCAAACCCTCCAACTTCTCAACCTGCCGCCATAAGTTCTGACACTAGTTTTCCTTCAACCAGCGAAAAAG ATGCATCCAAACCATTCTCTTTACAGTTCGGGTCCATAACTCCTGGTTTCATGAACGGAATGCAG GTTCCAGCTCGAACTAGCTCAGCACCCCCAAATTTGGATGAACAGAAACGTAATCAG GCACGCCATGATTCTTCTTTTAAATGTGTGCCGAATTTGCCCATTCCCATTCCTAAGCAGCAGCTAGCAAGAAAGGATTCGGTTGCAACTGAGCAATCTAGTTCTGGGGAGGTTTATCCAGTGCCCAAGATAAAAAAAGATGCACAACCTTCTCCAGTACCCCCTGCAAACCAGACACAGAAGCCGTCTCCTCTTAATATACCGATGACATCGATGCAGATGCCATTTCATCACCAGCCTCATGTTCCCATTCAATATGGTGGGCCTAATCCACAGATTCAGTCTCAAAGTGTTACTGCCAGTTCAATGCAAATGCCAATGCATATCTCCTTAGCTATGGGAAATGGACCCCAGGTGCAGCAGCAAGTCTTTGTTGCAGGTCTTCAGGCTCTTCCATTGCCACCTCAAGGGATGATGCATCAGGGTGGGGGCTTGAGTTTCACACCATCCATAGGTGGCCACCTTCCGCCTCAATTGGGCAACTTGGGGATGGGCATTACCCCTCAGTATTCTCAACAGCAAGGTGGAAAGTTTGGTGTTCCACGTAAAACCACTCCTGTCAAGATTACTCACCCCGATACTCATGAAGAATTAAGGCTTGATAAACGAACAGATACACGTGCAGATGGTGGTTCTTCAGTTCCAAGGCCTCATCCTAACATGCCAATCCAATCCCAGCCAATTCCATCCTTTGCTCCTTCTCAGTCAATCAATTACTATTCCAATTCCTATAATACCAAATCTGGATTTTATCCGCCACCAAGTTCACGGCCATTGGCTAGTAACCAGATAGCACCTAATGCCCAAGGACCGAGATTTAGCTATCCTGGTAGCCAGGGTCATCAAAACATTTCTTTCATGAATTCAGCAGCTACCCATGGTTCATTGGCAGTTAATAAATCCGTTCATCTTGTTCGTGGCAGTTTAGAATCAGCAAATGTGGAACCCGTACGTGATGCACAAAATGTTATGCCCTTTACTACTTCAGGTTTAACACAGGTGACAGTTAAACCAGCTTCTGTTTCTGCCGGGGAGAAGTTTGAAGATTCCTCTTCTTCTAGTATCTTGCCTTCTATTGAAAAGGCTGGGGCACTAAAACCTTCTACACCAGCTAGCGAGGTTAGTTCATCTGAGGCTCAAAGGGACTTGGATACTTGCCAGGAGAGCTCTGCACAACAGCCAAAATCTGGTAATGAATCTTTAACATCTGAGTCATTACCAGCTGCAGCTAAACACTCTGGTGGAGTTCCAGTGCCTAACTTGGATGAGAGCCAGACATCTAGTTGTGTATCGTCTGCTTCAGATTCCACGTCTAGGGAGTCTACGCTAGTTCTTGCCAGTAATGAAGGCAAGAGGAGGGAGGGATTGAGCAGGTCAAActctataaaaaattatcagaAGAAACCAGGTCAGGAAGGACAAATTCAGCCACCAGTTCAG TCTACATCAACATCCAACTTGGCTACCAACCCTGCAGAATGTGGTGTTTCTTCAGATGGTGCAGTTACTGAAGCTCTAGAGGCTAAAAAAGCTTTAACATCATTAGCAGCTGTTGATGTTTTGTCACAATCTACCAGGGAATTACCATCCATTAATGATGCTTTGCCTTCTTCCTTAGACCCGAAGACAGAGAGCAAGATAGAAAGCTTAAACACTGTTTCTTCTGAAGTTTCTGGTACTGGCAGTAAAGTTGATAGCTTTGACATTGTTCAGCATGCTAAGATTGATGGTTCTTCCAAGCTGGATGAACGACCAAGGTCTGAAATTAGTGGAATTAATGAAGAGGAAAAACATTTTCCTGAAGAGCACTTATCTTCTCAACTGGTTCCCTTGAAATCTACAGAACTTAAATCTGACCAGGATTCTGCATCAAAGGTAGTAGCTACCAACATTGTTGTTCGTACCCCAGGAACTGAGCAGAGGGTACACAATGAAGATTTGGGAGGCAAGGTAGAAAATGCGGAAGCCACTGATAGTAAGGATATCTCTACCTCTAGAATTGCTGACCCTACTGGTGTCGAAAGTTCTCATGTTCTCATGACCTTTGGTTCCAATCCTTCTTCTAGTCCCTCTAATAGCTATGAGATGACTGCTACTAAAACTGTTATATCATCCCACCAGTCTGCACCTGTCCCAACTCCTGACCTCTTGGAGTCAACTTCAAATTATGAAGGGGAAGGTGTTCTGCTAACTAGTTCAAAGGACAAACCAGCGCCACAACTTAGTAGGACAAAGAGTACTATAACTAGTGGGaggaaaaaactaaaagaaattctTCAGAAAGCGGATGCTGCTGGGACAACTTCTGATCTCTATATGGCGTATAAAGGTCCTGAGGAAAAGAAAGAGACTGTCGCACCTTTAGCAAGTACAGAAATCAGTTCTGTTGGTGTTAATTTGAAACAGGCATCTCATGAGGCCCTTCAGGTGGATGCCATAGAAAGTGAGAAAATTACACAGAGTAAAGCTGAACTCGATGATTGGGAAGATGCTGCTGACATATCTGCACCAAACATGGAAACTTCAGACACTGACGAACAGGCTCATGGGGGATTAGCAAGTCATGAGGAAGATGGAAGTGGGAATATAAAGAAGAAGTATTCCAGAGATTTTCTTCTTAAGTTTGCAGGACAATATACTGATCTTCCACAGGGATTTGAGATTGCTTCTGATATTGCAGCGGCCTTGATGGCATCAAATGTCAATGCATCTCATGCTGTTGATCATGATTCATACCCTAGTCCTGGAAGAAAATTTGATAGGCAATCTAGTGGATCTCGAGTAGATCGCCGTGCTAGTGGAATTGTTGATGATGACAGATGGATTAGACCACCTGGTTCTTTTGGCCCTGGAAGGGATCTGCGGCTTGATCTTGGTTATGGTGCTGTTGCAGGTTTTCGGCCTGTCCAAGGAGGTAACTTTGGTGTTCTAAGGCACCCGCGGGCACAAACACCTCTTCCATATCTTGGAGGGGTTCCTGCTGGACCAATGCCGCATATGAGTCCACATGCAGGGATGCAGCACAGTGGGCCTGATGCTGACAGGTGGCATCGTGGTGTTATGTATCAGCAAAAGGGTATGATTCCGTCTCCACAAAGTCCACTGCAGACAATGCACAGAGCTGAAAGGAAGTATCAAGTGGGTAAAGTGGCTGATGAGGAAGAGGCCAAGCAAAGGCAGCTGAAGGGCATTTTGAACAAGCTAACCcctcaaaattttgagaaactCTTTGAGCAAGTAAAAGCTGTTAACATTGACAATGCAGGTACACTCACTGGTGTCATCTCACAGATCTTTGACAAAGCTTTAATGGAGCCTACTTTTTGTGAAATGTATGCAAACTTCTGCCAGTGTCTGGCTGGGGAGTTGCCTGATTTTATTGAAGACAATGAAAAGATAACTTTCAAGAGATTGCTGCTGAACAAGTGCCAGGAGGAATTTGAGAGAGGGGAGAGAGAGCAAGAAGAAGCAAATAAAATAGAGGAAGAGGGTGAGGCTAAGCTGTCTGAGGAAgaaagagaggagaagagaatCAAGGCTCGAAGACGAATGTTAGGTAACATTAGACTTATTGGGGAGTTGTACAAGAAGAAAATGTTAACTGAGAGAataatgcatgaatgcatcaagAAACTACTTGGTGAATACGAGAATCCTAATGAGGAAGATGTTGAGGCATTGTGCAAATTAATGAGTACGATTGGAGAAATGATTGACCATCCTAAGGCAAAGGTGCATATGGATGCTTATTTTGAGATGATGGTGAAGTTGTCAAACAATATGAAATTATCTTCTAGGATCAGGTTCATGTTGAAGGATGCTATTGATCTGAGAAAGAATAAATGGCAGCAGAGGAGGAAAGTTGAAGGGCCTAAAAAGATTGAGGAAGTGCACAGAGATGCTGCTCAAGAGCGACAAGCACAATCCAGTAGGCTTGCTCGTGGTCCTGGCTTCAATGCTGCTGCAAGGAGAGCATCCACGGATTTTAGTGCACGAGGGTCAATTTTATCTTCTCCAGGTTCTCAAATGGATAGTTTCCGGGGGCTGCAGGGTCAACCTCATAGTTCTGGGGCTCAGGATGTTCGCATGGATGACAGACAGTCTTTGGAGTCTAGGACTCTGTCAGTTCCCTTGCCTCAAAGACCTACTGGTGATGATTCTATTACTTTGGGCCCCCAGGGTGGCCTTGGTAGAGGGATGTCTTTTAGAGGACCATCTGTAATGTCCAGTACTCCCTTAGCTAATATTTCTCCAATTTCCGTAGATTCAAGAACTGCTGGATCAAATGGATTTAGTTCTGTATCAGAGCGCATGACTTATGGTCCTAGAGAGGATCTCATGGCAAGGTTTGGGTCAGACAGGTTTGCACCAACAGCTTCTTATGAGCAGCCAAGTTCCCAGGAACGTGGCATGCATTTTGGTAATAGGGACTCGAGGACCCCAGATCGCAGTTTTGCTAGACCTCTTGCAGCTTCACCTTCTTCACAAGGCCAATCATCTGGTTTCAGTCAAAATATTCCTCCTGAAAAAGGCTGTTCCGAGGAGCGTCTGCATGATTTGTCCATGGAGGCAATTAAAGAATTTTACAG CGCTAGAGATGAGAAAGAAGTTGCTTTGTGCATCAAAGATTTGAATTCTTCAAGCTTCCATCCGACGATGATTGCGCTATGGGTAACGGACTGTTTTGAGAGGAAAGACATGGAACGGGATCTTTTGGCGAAGCTACTTGTCAACCTGACAAGGTCCCATGATGGTGTATTGAGCCAGGCTGAACTTGTTAAAGG GTTTGAATCTGTCCTGAGTACATTGGAGGACGCAGTGAATGACGCGCCAAAAGCTCCAGAATTTCTGGGACGTATTTTTGGGAAAATGATAGTAGAAAATGTGATGAGTCTGAAGGAGATAGGACGGTTAATAGGTGAGGGTGGGGAGGAAGCAAGGCAGCTAGTGGAAATAGGGCTGGGCGGGGATGTTATTGGAAGCACCTTGGGGATGATTAAAAGAGAGAGAGGAGAAAGTGTGTTGAATGAAATTAGAGGTAGCTCCTGTTTGCGGCTGGAGGACTTTCGGCCTTCGCATCCCAACAGATCAAGgattttagaaacttttctttaa